The following coding sequences lie in one Globicephala melas chromosome 15, mGloMel1.2, whole genome shotgun sequence genomic window:
- the HBQ1 gene encoding hemoglobin subunit theta-1: protein MVLEAADRAAVRALWLKLGSNVGVYTTEALERTFLAFPSTKTYFLHLDLSPGSAQVRAHGQKVADALTLAVDHLDDLPSALSALRELHAHKLRVDPVKFQLLVHCLLVTLARHYPGDFSPSLQASLNKFLSHVISVLAPNCH, encoded by the exons ATGGTGCTGGAGGCGGCGGACCGGGCTGCGGTGCGCGCGCTGTGGCTGAAGCTGGGTAGTAACGTCGGCGTCTACACGACCGAGGCCCTGGAGAG GACCTTCCTGGCCTTCCCTTCCACCAAGACCTACTTCCTCCACCTGGACCTGAGCCCCGGCTCCGCCCAGGTCAGAGCGCACGGCCAGAAAGTGGCCGACGCGCTGACCCTCGCCGTGGACCACCTGGACGACCTGCCCAGCGCCCTGTCGGCTCTGCGTGAGCTGCACGCGCATAAGCTGCGCGTGGACCCCGTCAAGTTCCAG CTGCTGGTCCACTGCCTGCTGGTGACCCTCGCCCGGCACTACCCCGGAGACTTCAGCCCCTCCCTGCAGGCCTCGCTCAACAAGTTTCTGAGCCACGTGATCTCGGTGCTGGCCCCCAACTGTCACTAA